The proteins below are encoded in one region of Lujinxingia sediminis:
- a CDS encoding ArsR/SmtB family transcription factor, producing MTIEDLPNSLYEAFARVGQALASPHRLRILNILAQSERSVEELASRLDQSMANTSTHLKVLKQARLVVGRREGKHVFYGLANEATRRVWLALRDMGLSELPEVRDLMHTYAEDPHNLSLLHTPELLARAERGEVIVLDLRGKREFEAGHIPGARSIPADELDQRLKELPTDRTIVAYCRGPYCVAAIQGVEKMRAAGLDAHRATDGILEWRAAGLPVEGSDHAA from the coding sequence ATGACCATCGAAGACTTACCCAACTCGCTCTACGAGGCTTTTGCCCGGGTCGGCCAGGCCCTGGCCAGCCCCCACCGGCTGCGCATCCTCAACATCCTGGCGCAGTCGGAGCGCTCGGTTGAAGAGCTGGCAAGTCGCCTCGACCAGAGCATGGCCAACACCAGCACCCACCTCAAAGTGCTCAAGCAGGCACGTCTTGTGGTGGGTCGACGCGAGGGCAAGCACGTGTTTTACGGGCTGGCCAATGAGGCCACCCGGAGGGTGTGGCTGGCGCTTCGCGATATGGGGCTCTCGGAGCTCCCGGAGGTGCGCGACCTGATGCACACCTACGCCGAAGATCCCCATAACCTCTCCTTGCTGCATACCCCGGAGCTGCTGGCGCGGGCCGAGCGTGGGGAGGTGATCGTGCTGGATCTACGCGGCAAACGTGAGTTTGAGGCCGGGCATATACCCGGTGCCCGCTCCATCCCCGCCGACGAGCTTGACCAGCGCCTCAAGGAGCTCCCCACCGACCGCACCATCGTGGCCTACTGCCGTGGCCCCTACTGCGTCGCCGCGATTCAGGGCGTCGAGAAGATGCGCGCCGCAGGCCTCGACGCCCACCGCGCTACCGACGGCATCCTGGAGTGGCGCGCCGCAGGCCTTCCCGTCGAAGGAAGCGATCACGCCGCGTAA
- a CDS encoding rhodanese-like domain-containing protein: MTFNPTTLVLIALVILIALSIVRKRMNFIDPQTARQLVDEGALLVDVRTPQEFQEQHIPGALNLPLQELEARTDELPKDRTLVLYCRSGNRSSMARRYLLTHGYEEVHDLGPLTRWR, from the coding sequence ATGACATTCAACCCGACAACCCTGGTGCTGATCGCGCTGGTCATCCTCATCGCCCTGTCGATCGTGAGGAAGAGAATGAACTTTATCGACCCCCAGACCGCTCGCCAGCTCGTCGACGAAGGCGCCCTTCTGGTCGATGTGCGCACCCCTCAAGAGTTCCAGGAGCAGCATATCCCCGGCGCGCTTAACCTGCCGCTGCAGGAGCTGGAAGCCCGTACCGACGAGCTTCCGAAAGACCGCACGCTGGTGCTCTACTGCCGCTCCGGCAACCGCAGCTCGATGGCGCGCCGCTACCTGCTGACCCACGGCTATGAGGAAGTGCACGACCTGGGCCCGCTGACGCGCTGGCGCTAA
- a CDS encoding RNA polymerase sigma factor encodes MQDGFEALYREHAPAARATLIRLLGDFELAEDALHEAWVVAMQSWVGEDGALKLPTNPRAWLISTARFKGIDRLRRRVRYREKLALLAAEEPSVRAATPEQALAEATIFEDDRLRLIFTCCHPALGREAQVALTLREVCGLSTEEIARAFLVRAPTLAQRIVRAKRKIQSAKIPYAIPEAADIPMRLEAVLSVIYLVFNEGYAASSGDALIRRDLCTEAIGLGRLVVDLLDEPDGEALGLLALMLLSESRREARADVRGDLVLLEDQDRALWDRGLLDEGQALVGRAFATGEVGSYALQAAIAAVHARAERFEATDWAEIVALYDLLLQASHSSVVALNRAVAIAMRDGPAVGLTLVEGLMADETLTSYYLAHAALADLYRRVGRDELASAGYRRALELTELEPERRFLVRRLRELEA; translated from the coding sequence GTGCAGGATGGCTTCGAGGCGCTCTACCGGGAGCATGCCCCGGCGGCGCGTGCGACGTTGATTCGATTGCTGGGGGATTTTGAGCTGGCCGAAGACGCGCTGCATGAGGCGTGGGTGGTGGCCATGCAGAGCTGGGTGGGGGAGGATGGAGCGCTTAAACTTCCCACAAATCCGCGGGCCTGGCTGATCTCGACCGCCCGTTTTAAGGGCATCGATCGTCTGCGTCGGCGCGTGCGCTACCGTGAGAAGTTGGCGCTGCTGGCCGCTGAGGAGCCCTCGGTCCGCGCAGCGACGCCGGAGCAGGCGCTGGCGGAGGCGACGATCTTTGAGGATGACAGGCTTCGTTTGATCTTTACCTGTTGCCACCCGGCGCTGGGCCGTGAGGCGCAGGTGGCGCTCACCTTGAGAGAGGTGTGCGGATTGAGCACCGAGGAGATCGCGCGGGCCTTTCTGGTGCGTGCGCCCACCCTGGCCCAGCGCATTGTCAGGGCCAAACGCAAGATTCAGAGCGCGAAGATCCCCTACGCGATCCCCGAGGCGGCCGACATCCCGATGCGGCTGGAGGCAGTGCTCAGCGTGATCTACCTGGTCTTTAACGAGGGATATGCAGCGAGCTCGGGAGATGCGTTGATTCGCCGCGATCTTTGCACCGAGGCGATCGGGCTTGGGAGGCTGGTGGTCGATCTTCTGGACGAGCCCGATGGCGAGGCGCTGGGATTGCTGGCGTTGATGCTCTTGAGCGAGTCGCGGCGAGAGGCGCGGGCGGATGTCCGGGGCGATCTGGTGCTGCTTGAAGATCAGGACCGCGCGTTGTGGGATCGCGGGCTTTTGGATGAAGGGCAGGCGCTGGTGGGGCGCGCCTTTGCCACAGGTGAGGTCGGAAGTTACGCGCTGCAGGCGGCCATCGCCGCGGTTCACGCGCGCGCTGAGCGTTTTGAGGCGACCGATTGGGCGGAGATTGTGGCGCTCTACGATCTGCTCTTGCAGGCGTCGCACTCCTCGGTGGTGGCGCTCAATCGGGCGGTGGCCATAGCCATGCGCGACGGACCCGCGGTGGGGCTGACGCTTGTCGAGGGGCTTATGGCCGATGAGACGCTGACCTCCTATTACCTGGCTCATGCGGCCCTGGCCGATCTCTACCGCAGGGTGGGGCGCGACGAACTGGCGAGTGCGGGCTACCGACGGGCGCTTGAGCTGACTGAGCTGGAGCCGGAGCGTCGATTTTTAGTCCGACGTCTTCGTGAACTCGAAGCGTGA
- a CDS encoding YciI family protein codes for MKYVCLVYGEEEAIRGVDDRVCAAYGRELQERGEYLLGQPLMSVETATTVRVRRGEVSVTDGPFAETKEQLAGFYLIEARDLNEAIRIASGIPPAQVGSIEIRPVRELDVEP; via the coding sequence ATGAAGTATGTGTGTCTTGTGTACGGCGAAGAAGAGGCGATTCGCGGCGTCGACGACCGGGTTTGCGCGGCGTATGGCCGGGAGCTTCAGGAGCGTGGCGAGTATCTGCTCGGCCAGCCTCTGATGAGCGTGGAGACGGCCACCACCGTGCGGGTACGCCGTGGTGAGGTGAGCGTGACCGATGGTCCTTTTGCGGAGACCAAGGAGCAGCTGGCGGGCTTTTATCTGATTGAGGCGCGGGACTTAAACGAGGCGATTCGCATCGCCTCGGGCATTCCGCCGGCGCAGGTCGGATCGATTGAGATTCGGCCGGTGCGCGAGCTCGACGTGGAGCCCTGA
- a CDS encoding VOC family protein — MNIVPYLTFDGTCKEAFGFYRDIFGGTLTVQTVGESEVADEMPAEYSDRVMHACLQVGDRLLMASDALHGGYETPRGVSISLQMETPEEAERVFAALADGGQVTMPLEKTFWALRFGMVTDRFGTPWMINCNERECID, encoded by the coding sequence ATGAACATCGTCCCCTACCTGACCTTTGACGGCACCTGCAAAGAGGCCTTTGGCTTCTACCGCGACATCTTCGGCGGCACGCTCACCGTGCAGACCGTGGGCGAGTCCGAAGTCGCCGACGAGATGCCCGCCGAGTACAGCGACCGGGTCATGCACGCCTGTCTGCAGGTCGGCGATCGCCTGCTGATGGCCTCCGACGCCCTTCACGGGGGCTATGAGACGCCCCGCGGTGTCAGCATCTCGCTTCAGATGGAGACTCCCGAGGAGGCCGAGCGTGTCTTCGCAGCCCTGGCCGATGGCGGCCAGGTGACCATGCCCCTGGAGAAGACCTTCTGGGCGCTGCGCTTTGGCATGGTCACCGATCGCTTTGGCACCCCCTGGATGATCAACTGCAACGAGCGGGAGTGCATCGACTAA
- a CDS encoding GAF domain-containing protein, with amino-acid sequence MKELSRQSILGAPPDAAFERVARLSTHVFQAAISLISLSEGASESGEASPLSAARRGEGGAAICAAVRFEKDAARIRESLQDPLVLAHPPAAGELGLRFYASTPLVNSRGMRLGALAVMDFAPRALTAGDEAALKDLADLATEAMELRLSTRALLGKMDGIITNLDDLQNPERYVTLCAWTKSIRVSGEWMSFERFLSTHLGISVTHGIHPEAARQFHEDDED; translated from the coding sequence GTGAAAGAGCTGTCTCGCCAGTCCATCCTCGGAGCCCCACCCGATGCGGCATTCGAGCGCGTTGCTCGCCTGAGCACGCACGTCTTTCAGGCGGCGATCTCTCTGATCTCTCTGAGCGAGGGGGCATCGGAGAGCGGCGAGGCTTCCCCCTTGTCAGCGGCCCGGCGAGGGGAAGGGGGTGCGGCCATCTGCGCGGCGGTGCGTTTTGAGAAGGACGCCGCCCGGATCCGGGAGTCCCTTCAAGACCCCCTGGTGCTGGCCCACCCACCGGCGGCCGGGGAGCTGGGGCTGCGCTTTTACGCGTCGACCCCTCTGGTGAACTCGCGGGGGATGAGACTGGGGGCGCTGGCCGTGATGGACTTTGCGCCCCGGGCGCTCACCGCCGGGGACGAAGCCGCCTTAAAAGACCTGGCGGACCTGGCCACCGAGGCCATGGAGCTGCGCCTGAGCACCCGCGCCCTGCTCGGGAAGATGGATGGCATCATCACCAACCTGGACGACCTCCAGAACCCGGAGCGCTACGTCACGCTCTGCGCCTGGACCAAGTCGATCCGGGTGTCCGGGGAGTGGATGAGCTTTGAGCGCTTTTTGAGCACGCACCTGGGCATCTCAGTGACCCACGGCATCCACCCGGAGGCCGCCCGGCAGTTTCATGAGGACGACGAGGACTGA